The proteins below come from a single Crossiella sp. CA-258035 genomic window:
- a CDS encoding ABC transporter ATP-binding protein translates to MTVIAVDGLTFTYPGSAHPAVRGMDFTVGRGEIFGFLGPSGAGKSTTQKILIGLLSGHGGSVSVWGREPAAWGQDYYRRVGVSFELPNHYQKLTALENLAFFAALHHGQTRDPLALLDSVGLAADAHTRVAKYSKGMQMRLVFARALLHNPDLLFLDEPTSGLDPVNARRVRELVLAEKDNGKTIFLTTHDMATAEALCDRVAFVVDGRIVELGAPKELMVARSRRAVRVEYRAGSGLAGQEFPLDGLADNPGFLDLLRTEHVQTLHSLEASMDDVFVEVTGRSLT, encoded by the coding sequence ATGACAGTGATCGCGGTCGACGGGCTGACCTTCACCTACCCCGGCAGCGCGCACCCCGCGGTGCGCGGCATGGACTTCACCGTGGGGCGCGGCGAAATCTTCGGCTTCCTCGGCCCCAGCGGGGCAGGCAAGTCAACCACGCAGAAGATCCTCATCGGACTGCTGAGCGGGCACGGCGGCTCGGTGTCGGTGTGGGGCCGAGAACCCGCGGCCTGGGGCCAGGACTACTACCGCAGGGTCGGCGTCTCCTTCGAGCTGCCCAACCACTACCAGAAGCTCACCGCGCTGGAGAACCTCGCGTTCTTCGCCGCCCTGCACCACGGACAGACCAGGGATCCCCTGGCGCTGCTGGACTCCGTCGGCCTGGCCGCCGACGCGCACACCAGGGTCGCCAAGTACTCCAAGGGCATGCAGATGCGCCTGGTCTTCGCCCGCGCCCTGCTGCACAACCCGGACCTGCTGTTCCTGGACGAGCCGACCTCCGGCCTTGACCCGGTCAACGCCCGCCGGGTGCGCGAGCTCGTGCTGGCCGAGAAGGACAACGGCAAGACGATCTTCCTGACCACACACGACATGGCCACCGCCGAAGCGCTCTGCGACCGGGTCGCCTTCGTAGTGGACGGCCGGATCGTCGAGCTGGGCGCACCCAAGGAGCTCATGGTCGCCCGCAGCAGGCGCGCGGTGCGGGTGGAGTACCGCGCCGGATCGGGCTTGGCCGGACAGGAGTTCCCGTTGGACGGGCTGGCCGACAACCCCGGCTTCCTCGACTTGCTGCGCACCGAACACGTGCAGACCCTGCACAGCCTGGAGGCCAGCATGGACGACGTCTTCGTCGAGGTCACCGGCCGGAGCCTGACGTGA
- a CDS encoding MarR family transcriptional regulator: MTDTMDAAEQLALTLSKGGLQRMTARVMSALLFAEQETITAGELAERLRISPGTVSTAIKNLTMVGLIERVPAPGSRREHFRFREGAWAILMSGQNEIVQVMQDAAEEGIAVVGEDSIAGRRLAEMRDFYAYLMAELPAIIQRWHESRA, translated from the coding sequence ATGACGGACACCATGGATGCCGCCGAGCAGCTCGCGCTGACCTTGAGCAAGGGTGGCCTGCAACGGATGACCGCGCGGGTGATGAGCGCGCTGCTGTTCGCCGAGCAGGAGACCATCACCGCGGGCGAGTTGGCCGAGCGGCTGCGGATCAGTCCCGGCACGGTGTCCACCGCGATCAAGAACCTGACCATGGTCGGCCTGATCGAGCGAGTGCCCGCGCCGGGCAGCAGGCGGGAGCACTTCCGGTTCCGCGAGGGCGCGTGGGCGATCCTGATGTCCGGCCAGAACGAGATCGTCCAGGTGATGCAGGACGCGGCCGAGGAGGGCATCGCGGTGGTGGGCGAGGACAGCATCGCCGGGCGCAGGCTGGCGGAGATGCGGGACTTCTACGCCTACCTGATGGCCGAGCTGCCGGCGATCATCCAGCGCTGGCACGAATCCCGCGCCTGA
- a CDS encoding SDR family NAD(P)-dependent oxidoreductase, translating into MSDSPIMLVTGGSDGIGFETAHRLLAAGATVILHARTAELAELATERLVEAGAEPLRLHQAVADFTRLGEVTEMAAQLLARYPRLDALVNNAATAGPPHRLLTEDGHEVTFQVNYLAAYLLTRSLEPLLAKASRGRVVNLSSSLHRGGNLNFADLDRARRYTRGAVYAQSKLALTVFTTALTEAGRPAVSVHPGIINTSLLKHYSYRGRPAADGAEPVAHLASPHTAVLDGGYYEGRVPAKPAPVVGDRRAALRLWKVSARLTGVSA; encoded by the coding sequence ATGTCCGACTCACCGATCATGCTGGTGACCGGTGGCAGCGACGGAATCGGCTTCGAGACCGCGCACCGCCTGCTGGCCGCCGGGGCCACCGTCATCCTGCACGCCCGCACCGCCGAACTGGCCGAGCTGGCCACCGAACGACTGGTCGAGGCGGGCGCCGAACCCCTGCGCCTGCACCAGGCCGTCGCCGACTTCACCCGGCTCGGCGAGGTCACCGAGATGGCCGCCCAGCTCCTGGCGCGATACCCGAGACTGGATGCGCTGGTCAACAACGCCGCCACCGCGGGGCCGCCGCACCGGCTGCTCACCGAGGACGGTCACGAGGTGACCTTCCAGGTGAACTACCTGGCCGCCTACCTGCTGACCCGCTCTCTGGAACCGTTGCTGGCCAAGGCTTCGCGCGGCCGGGTGGTGAACCTGTCCTCCTCGCTGCATCGCGGTGGCAACCTCAACTTCGCCGACCTCGACCGTGCCAGGCGCTATACCAGGGGCGCGGTCTACGCCCAGTCCAAGCTCGCACTGACCGTGTTCACCACCGCACTGACCGAGGCCGGACGTCCAGCGGTGAGCGTGCACCCGGGCATCATCAACACCTCGCTGCTCAAGCACTACAGCTACCGCGGCAGGCCAGCCGCCGACGGCGCGGAGCCGGTGGCGCACCTGGCTTCGCCACACACCGCGGTGCTCGACGGCGGCTACTACGAGGGCCGGGTCCCGGCCAAGCCCGCCCCGGTGGTGGGCGACCGGCGGGCTGCGCTGCGGCTGTGGAAGGTGAGCGCCCGGCTGACCGGGGTGAGCGCCTGA
- a CDS encoding FAD-dependent monooxygenase: MSMVENPVIVVGAGPTGLTLACGLRAAGVPVRVLDAADGPATTSRALGLQPRGVEVLDRLGALADLPARALPVLNVDISVSGRMLAQLRVGQQTRLGGQPGLLMSQATIEEALRARLGQLGGIVEWGQEVTDLDQDPGGVAVRVGAEVLRAGWVAGCDGAHSRVRKAAGIDFPGVPLVERFLIADVRAPLKRPRDAAAVWFRGLDMLAAFPLPGADLWRLMTPAPADAAISPEELLRRRLARETGVAVRTVDWLSTFQIQRRLATTYRRGRVLLAGDAAHIHSPLGGQGMNTGMGDAENLAWKLAAVVLGRAGEPLLDTYLAERRPLAAEVLRNTTGATNVLFSSGHLARLLRELLVVPAMRLSLVQRRIAEGASQLTISYRGGPLAPAGPRRGGLRPGDRVPDLTCCRADGSTTRLHAELGGRWALLAPTAAPVTATRDWLGDLLTELTWDRHELALVRPDGHLAWRGTDTAGLTRWLAQTLSRPGPR; encoded by the coding sequence ATGTCGATGGTCGAGAATCCGGTGATCGTGGTGGGCGCCGGCCCCACCGGACTGACCCTGGCCTGCGGGTTGCGGGCCGCCGGGGTGCCGGTGCGGGTGCTGGATGCCGCTGACGGCCCGGCCACGACCTCGCGGGCGCTGGGACTGCAACCGCGCGGGGTGGAGGTGCTCGACCGGCTCGGCGCGCTCGCCGACCTCCCCGCGCGGGCCCTCCCGGTGCTCAACGTCGACATCTCAGTCTCCGGCCGGATGCTGGCCCAGCTCCGGGTCGGCCAGCAGACCCGGCTGGGCGGGCAGCCCGGCCTGCTGATGTCCCAGGCCACGATCGAGGAGGCGTTGCGCGCGCGGCTCGGTCAACTCGGCGGCATCGTCGAGTGGGGACAGGAGGTGACCGATCTTGACCAAGACCCGGGCGGCGTCGCGGTGCGCGTGGGCGCCGAGGTGCTCCGGGCGGGCTGGGTGGCAGGCTGCGACGGCGCGCACAGCCGGGTGCGCAAGGCCGCGGGGATCGACTTCCCCGGGGTGCCGCTGGTCGAACGGTTCCTCATCGCCGACGTCCGGGCGCCACTGAAGCGTCCCCGGGACGCGGCTGCGGTGTGGTTCCGCGGACTCGACATGCTGGCCGCGTTTCCGTTGCCCGGCGCGGACCTGTGGCGGCTGATGACCCCGGCCCCCGCCGATGCCGCGATATCACCAGAGGAGCTGCTCCGGCGGCGGCTCGCGCGGGAGACCGGGGTGGCGGTGCGGACGGTGGACTGGTTGTCCACCTTTCAGATCCAGCGACGGCTGGCCACCACCTACCGGCGCGGCCGGGTGCTGCTGGCCGGGGACGCCGCGCACATCCACAGCCCGTTGGGCGGGCAGGGCATGAACACCGGCATGGGTGATGCGGAGAACCTGGCCTGGAAACTGGCCGCGGTGGTACTGGGCCGGGCCGGGGAGCCGCTGCTGGATACCTACCTGGCCGAGCGCCGTCCGCTGGCCGCCGAAGTGCTGCGCAACACCACCGGCGCGACCAACGTCCTGTTCAGCTCCGGCCACCTGGCCCGGCTGCTGCGGGAACTGCTGGTCGTGCCGGCCATGCGGTTGTCGCTGGTGCAACGGCGCATCGCCGAGGGCGCCTCGCAGCTGACCATCTCCTACCGCGGCGGACCGCTGGCACCCGCCGGTCCTCGCCGCGGCGGGTTGCGCCCCGGCGACCGGGTGCCCGATCTGACCTGCTGCCGCGCGGATGGCTCCACGACCCGGTTGCACGCCGAGCTCGGCGGCCGGTGGGCGCTGCTTGCTCCCACCGCCGCACCCGTCACGGCGACGCGGGACTGGCTCGGGGACCTGCTGACCGAACTCACCTGGGACCGGCACGAGCTGGCGCTGGTGCGCCCGGACGGCCATCTGGCCTGGCGCGGCACCGACACCGCCGGGCTGACCCGATGGCTGGCCCAGACGCTGAGTCGACCCGGGCCGCGCTAA
- a CDS encoding prenyltransferase/squalene oxidase repeat-containing protein: MSTVLRRFVALTCVLLLSGSAVASADPSVKGSAGYCPDGNGVTVVVDFQELGGDTQIRCAPGEQESGLAALENAGFIVEGTQRWGKAFVCRIEGKPGSDTEPCVNTPPANAYWGYWHASNGGQWTYSQFGATGRKPPLGSFEGWSFSKDKTSTTNPPPRLAPVRPAPAVERATAKNKPAAVDEPTRGSGEAAKWLAGQLVKDLLPGPAGPEAAPDLGLSVDALLGLAATDADPGARQRLTAALAGNARNYTGDQWGLPTSRIGGQTAKLLFGAVAAGADATDFGGLDLRQETLNLINGPEAGEWAGQLFDKDMPSNPTNTFGLSFAVLGLARSGGAPQHVVDFLAKQQCAAGGFRLSWTQFGATGPACDGQPGAVLDPDSTGMAVQALLLAAKAGAKGAADAATKGLNWLEGIQGEDGGFGGSATTANTRNTNSTGLAGQALLAGGRAKSADRAAAFVRSLQLTQDNGGKATAQAGAIAWNRETFDEAVRDGFPTLPGRRDTWRRATAQAVLVLTGAPLGELGPEQPAAGPNTRLARYLTGKLVNGDHVEVTSGGQSFIDYGQTADVAYGLLLSGRQQSSLTKVLAFLDKPDSVTAYTQGRPFDPNGRYAGATAKLALLFALAGKDPRKVGGVDLIAQLSALQGPDGRFANVSQFGNNANTFGQSFGVLALTAAGDTARADKAAAALIAARCKDNTVPVGFPGADGCAIGTADATGLALQALNAVPRVGGSLSQERKAALTATVRALEAARQAGGAWTGPGGENVNSTAYATMGLLGVRQDAAKSRDWLLSLQRQDGGLPLNPGGESNLLASAQALPATAGKSFLTHDGGPVKPAEKVDAPPKPTSTEPPPPATEEPEPPRPDAPQPAPGATAATAAQYRPVALARTGVEAPTHLLIGALLLGLGMALVLVTRRRRRA; encoded by the coding sequence ATGTCAACTGTGTTGCGCCGCTTTGTGGCGCTGACCTGCGTTCTTCTCTTATCGGGTTCGGCCGTCGCCTCAGCTGACCCCTCGGTCAAGGGCAGTGCCGGATACTGCCCCGACGGCAACGGTGTCACCGTCGTCGTCGACTTCCAGGAACTGGGCGGTGACACCCAGATCCGCTGTGCTCCTGGCGAGCAGGAGTCCGGGCTGGCGGCGCTGGAGAACGCCGGGTTCATCGTCGAGGGCACCCAGCGGTGGGGCAAGGCGTTCGTCTGCCGCATCGAGGGCAAACCCGGCTCGGACACCGAGCCCTGCGTGAACACCCCGCCGGCCAACGCCTACTGGGGCTACTGGCATGCGAGCAACGGGGGCCAGTGGACCTACAGCCAGTTCGGCGCGACCGGCCGCAAGCCGCCGCTGGGCAGCTTCGAGGGCTGGTCGTTCTCCAAGGACAAGACCTCCACCACCAACCCGCCGCCGCGCCTGGCCCCGGTCCGTCCCGCGCCCGCGGTCGAGCGGGCCACGGCGAAGAACAAGCCCGCGGCCGTCGACGAGCCCACCCGGGGCAGCGGCGAGGCGGCGAAGTGGCTGGCCGGGCAGCTGGTGAAGGACCTGCTGCCCGGACCCGCCGGGCCCGAGGCGGCACCGGACCTCGGCCTGTCGGTGGACGCGCTGCTCGGCCTGGCGGCCACCGACGCCGACCCCGGGGCGCGGCAGCGGCTGACCGCGGCGCTGGCGGGCAACGCCCGCAACTACACCGGTGACCAGTGGGGCCTGCCGACCAGCCGCATCGGCGGCCAGACCGCGAAGCTGCTCTTCGGCGCGGTCGCCGCCGGGGCCGATGCCACCGACTTCGGCGGCCTCGACCTGCGGCAGGAGACCCTGAACCTGATCAACGGCCCGGAGGCGGGTGAGTGGGCAGGGCAACTGTTCGACAAGGACATGCCCAGCAACCCCACCAACACCTTCGGCTTGAGCTTCGCCGTGCTGGGCTTGGCCCGCTCCGGCGGGGCGCCACAGCACGTGGTCGACTTCCTCGCCAAGCAGCAGTGCGCCGCCGGTGGGTTCCGCCTGTCCTGGACCCAGTTCGGCGCGACCGGCCCCGCCTGCGACGGCCAGCCTGGCGCGGTGCTCGACCCCGACTCCACGGGCATGGCGGTGCAGGCCCTCCTGCTCGCGGCCAAGGCGGGTGCCAAGGGCGCGGCGGACGCGGCGACCAAGGGCCTGAACTGGCTGGAGGGCATCCAGGGGGAGGATGGCGGGTTCGGTGGTTCGGCCACCACTGCCAACACCCGCAACACCAACAGCACCGGCCTGGCGGGACAGGCACTGCTGGCCGGCGGCCGCGCGAAGTCCGCCGACCGCGCCGCCGCGTTCGTCCGCTCGCTGCAGCTGACCCAGGACAACGGCGGCAAGGCCACCGCGCAGGCCGGGGCGATCGCGTGGAACCGCGAAACCTTCGACGAGGCCGTCCGCGACGGCTTCCCGACCCTGCCGGGCCGCCGGGACACCTGGCGGCGCGCGACCGCGCAGGCCGTCCTGGTGCTCACCGGTGCCCCGCTCGGCGAACTCGGCCCCGAACAGCCCGCGGCCGGCCCGAACACCAGGCTGGCGCGGTACCTCACCGGCAAGCTGGTCAACGGCGACCACGTCGAGGTGACCAGCGGCGGTCAGTCCTTCATCGACTACGGCCAGACCGCCGACGTGGCCTACGGCCTGCTGCTCTCCGGCCGCCAGCAGAGCAGCCTCACCAAGGTGCTCGCCTTCCTGGACAAGCCGGACAGCGTGACCGCCTACACCCAGGGGCGTCCGTTCGACCCGAACGGCCGCTACGCCGGGGCGACCGCCAAGCTGGCGCTGCTGTTCGCGCTGGCGGGCAAGGACCCGCGCAAGGTCGGCGGCGTGGACCTCATCGCTCAGCTGAGCGCGCTCCAGGGCCCGGACGGTCGGTTCGCCAATGTGAGCCAGTTCGGCAACAACGCCAACACCTTCGGCCAGTCCTTTGGCGTGCTCGCCCTCACCGCGGCCGGCGACACTGCGCGCGCCGACAAGGCGGCGGCCGCGCTGATCGCGGCGCGGTGCAAGGACAACACCGTGCCGGTGGGCTTCCCCGGCGCGGACGGCTGCGCCATCGGCACCGCCGATGCCACCGGCCTGGCGTTGCAGGCGCTCAACGCGGTGCCGCGGGTCGGCGGCTCGCTCAGCCAGGAACGCAAGGCCGCGCTCACCGCGACAGTGCGTGCCCTGGAGGCCGCTCGCCAGGCCGGTGGCGCCTGGACCGGTCCGGGCGGGGAGAACGTCAACAGCACCGCCTACGCCACGATGGGTCTGCTCGGTGTGCGCCAGGACGCGGCCAAGAGCCGCGACTGGTTGCTGTCCTTGCAGCGCCAGGATGGCGGCTTGCCGCTCAACCCCGGCGGTGAGAGCAACCTGCTCGCCTCCGCGCAGGCGCTGCCAGCCACTGCGGGCAAGTCGTTCCTCACCCACGACGGCGGGCCGGTGAAACCCGCCGAGAAGGTCGACGCCCCACCAAAACCGACCAGCACCGAACCGCCGCCCCCAGCCACCGAGGAGCCCGAACCACCGCGTCCGGACGCCCCGCAGCCCGCACCCGGCGCCACCGCCGCCACCGCCGCCCAGTACCGGCCGGTCGCCCTCGCCCGCACCGGGGTGGAGGCGCCGACGCACCTGCTCATCGGCGCGCTGCTGCTCGGCCTGGGGATGGCCCTGGTCCTGGTGACCCGTAGGCGGCGCCGGGCATGA
- a CDS encoding ABC transporter substrate-binding protein: MIGRLTVVLATTLLVFAGMAPVASAAGRPGHCPDGNGVTVIIDFQQLGGSTIVRCAVGEQETGHAALRNAGIRIAGTNRWGEAFVCRIEGKPGPEAEACIDTPPATAYWSYWHAPEGGQWTYSQYGVMNRKPPLGSFEGWSFSKDRTAETNPPPRLAPVRPRQESTRQQPPPPVPPPAQPRPSRTPDAPLTSNASAPPTSAESPSATSETSTPPSSTESSAPPSATSSVAAPTPSWTGGVRAGAEEPDRGIPATTLIGIGVVIALVLGAGTVAWRRRRAESDAG; encoded by the coding sequence ATGATCGGCCGCCTCACCGTCGTGCTCGCGACGACCCTCCTGGTCTTCGCGGGCATGGCGCCCGTCGCCAGTGCCGCGGGCCGTCCCGGCCACTGCCCGGACGGCAACGGTGTCACCGTCATCATCGACTTCCAGCAACTCGGTGGCTCCACGATCGTGCGCTGCGCCGTCGGTGAGCAGGAGACCGGGCACGCCGCACTGCGCAACGCCGGCATCCGCATCGCGGGCACCAACCGCTGGGGCGAGGCCTTCGTCTGCCGCATCGAGGGCAAACCCGGTCCCGAGGCCGAAGCCTGCATCGACACACCCCCGGCCACCGCCTACTGGTCCTACTGGCACGCTCCGGAGGGCGGGCAGTGGACCTACAGCCAGTACGGCGTGATGAACCGCAAACCGCCGCTGGGCAGCTTCGAGGGATGGTCCTTCTCCAAGGACCGCACCGCTGAGACCAACCCACCGCCACGCCTGGCCCCGGTCCGGCCGCGCCAGGAGTCCACCCGGCAGCAGCCGCCTCCGCCCGTTCCGCCACCAGCGCAACCCAGGCCGTCGCGGACACCGGACGCGCCGCTCACGTCGAATGCCTCCGCCCCGCCGACATCGGCGGAGTCACCCAGCGCCACCAGTGAGACCAGCACACCGCCGAGTAGCACCGAGTCCTCGGCCCCGCCGAGCGCGACCAGCTCCGTGGCCGCGCCGACACCGTCCTGGACCGGTGGGGTCCGCGCCGGCGCCGAGGAACCGGACCGCGGCATCCCGGCGACCACCCTCATCGGCATCGGCGTGGTCATCGCGCTGGTACTGGGCGCGGGCACGGTGGCCTGGCGGCGCAGGCGCGCCGAGAGTGACGCGGGCTGA
- a CDS encoding energy-coupling factor transporter transmembrane component T gives MLPRTLHPAAWWLWALGLATAASRTTNPLLLVLVIAVAGYVVVARRGSAPWALGFRMYLVFGAVIVALRVLFRIIFGGGQGETVLFTLPQIVLPELVAGIRLFGPVAAEQLLGGLYDGLRLAAMLICLGAANALANPKRLLKAVPGALYEVGTAVVVALSVAPQLIESVLRVRRARRLRGGPQRGMRALRGIVIPVLADALDRSLLLAAAMDSRGYGRRGEVPARTRLLTGCLVLLGLFGVCVGVYGLLDGSTPRLLGLPVLFGGLALACAGFAVGGKRVRRSVYRPDRWRPAEFLVAAAGITAGALLYLTSAVDPADLYPSLNPLAWPELSLLPTAGVLAGVLPAWLSPPPPSQERRP, from the coding sequence GTGCTGCCGCGCACGCTGCACCCGGCGGCGTGGTGGCTTTGGGCGCTGGGCTTGGCCACCGCGGCCAGCCGCACCACCAATCCGCTGCTGCTGGTGCTGGTGATCGCCGTGGCGGGCTACGTGGTGGTCGCCAGGCGCGGCTCCGCGCCCTGGGCACTGGGCTTCCGCATGTACCTGGTGTTCGGCGCGGTCATCGTGGCGCTGCGCGTGCTGTTCCGGATCATCTTCGGCGGCGGGCAGGGCGAGACCGTGCTGTTCACCCTGCCGCAGATCGTGCTGCCCGAACTGGTCGCCGGCATCCGGCTGTTCGGGCCGGTCGCCGCCGAACAGTTGCTCGGCGGCCTCTACGACGGGCTCCGGCTGGCGGCCATGCTCATCTGCCTCGGCGCGGCCAACGCCCTGGCCAACCCCAAGCGCCTGCTCAAGGCCGTGCCCGGCGCGCTGTACGAGGTCGGCACGGCCGTGGTGGTGGCCCTGTCGGTGGCCCCGCAGCTCATCGAGAGCGTGCTGCGGGTGCGCCGCGCCCGCCGGCTGCGCGGCGGGCCCCAGCGGGGCATGCGGGCCTTGCGCGGCATCGTGATCCCGGTCCTGGCTGACGCGCTGGACCGTTCCCTGTTGCTGGCCGCGGCGATGGACTCGCGGGGCTACGGACGGCGCGGCGAGGTGCCCGCCCGCACCCGGCTGCTCACCGGCTGCCTGGTGCTGCTCGGCCTGTTCGGCGTGTGCGTCGGGGTGTACGGGCTGCTCGACGGCAGCACCCCTCGGCTGCTCGGCCTGCCCGTGCTCTTCGGCGGCCTGGCGCTGGCCTGTGCCGGGTTCGCCGTCGGCGGCAAGCGGGTGCGGCGCAGCGTGTACCGGCCGGACCGGTGGCGGCCCGCCGAGTTCCTGGTGGCCGCCGCCGGTATCACCGCAGGGGCACTGCTGTACCTGACCAGCGCGGTGGACCCCGCCGACCTGTACCCGTCGCTGAACCCGCTCGCCTGGCCCGAGCTGTCCCTGCTGCCCACCGCGGGAGTGCTCGCCGGAGTGCTGCCGGCCTGGCTCAGCCCGCCTCCGCCGTCCCAGGAGCGTCGCCCGTGA
- a CDS encoding ABC transporter ATP-binding protein: MIRFDRVSVTYAGATRPALSEVDITVAEGELCLVVGRTGVGKSTLLNAINGLVPHFTGGLLRGRVTVDGLDTRTHKPRELAHLVGVVGQDPLAGFVTDTVEEELAYGMEQLAIPPEVMRKRVEETLDLLGIAELRNRPLRTLSGGQQQRVAIGSVLTAHPRVLVLDEPTSALDPTAAEDVLAAITRLVHDLGITVVVAEHRMERVVQYADKLVHLPGGGRVEQGDPADLLITSTVAPPVVELGRLAGWRPLPLSVRDARRQAAPLRERLAGRPLPEHGRGASTGEALLSARRVVVRYGEIVAVREVSLDLHAGEVLALMGRNGSGKSSLLWAVQGSGPRQGGTVTVAGADPRDGSAAQARRLVGLVPQTPGDLLYLETVAQECAEADRESGAGRGACRALLDRLAPGVRDEAHPRDLSEGQRLALVLAIQLVAAPRVVLLDEPTRGLDYQAKREFGELLRGLTAVGHAVVVATHDVELVAAIADRVAVLAEGELVATGPTAEVVVASPAFAPQVAKVLSPAPWLTVAEVKEALA; the protein is encoded by the coding sequence GTGATCCGATTCGACCGGGTGAGCGTGACCTACGCGGGGGCGACCCGTCCCGCACTGTCCGAAGTGGACATCACGGTGGCCGAGGGTGAGCTGTGCCTGGTGGTCGGCCGCACCGGGGTGGGCAAGTCCACTTTGCTCAACGCGATCAACGGCCTGGTGCCGCACTTCACCGGCGGCCTGCTGCGGGGCCGGGTCACCGTGGACGGACTGGACACCCGCACGCACAAGCCCCGCGAGCTGGCCCACCTGGTCGGTGTCGTCGGCCAGGACCCGCTGGCCGGGTTCGTCACCGACACCGTCGAGGAAGAGCTGGCCTACGGCATGGAGCAGCTGGCCATACCGCCGGAGGTGATGCGCAAGCGCGTCGAGGAGACGCTGGACCTGCTGGGCATCGCGGAGCTCCGGAACCGTCCACTCCGGACACTCTCCGGCGGGCAGCAGCAGCGGGTGGCCATCGGCTCGGTGCTCACCGCCCACCCCCGGGTGCTGGTGCTGGACGAGCCGACCTCCGCGCTGGACCCGACCGCCGCCGAGGACGTGCTGGCCGCGATCACCCGCCTGGTGCACGACCTGGGCATCACCGTCGTGGTCGCCGAGCACCGCATGGAACGGGTGGTGCAGTACGCCGACAAGCTGGTGCACCTGCCCGGCGGCGGACGGGTGGAGCAGGGTGATCCCGCCGACCTGCTCATCACCAGCACCGTGGCCCCGCCCGTGGTGGAGCTGGGCAGGCTCGCCGGGTGGCGCCCGCTGCCGCTGTCGGTGCGCGATGCCCGCCGTCAGGCCGCCCCGCTGCGGGAGCGCCTGGCAGGACGGCCGCTGCCGGAGCACGGCCGCGGCGCGAGCACTGGCGAGGCACTGCTGTCGGCGCGACGGGTGGTGGTGCGCTACGGCGAGATCGTGGCCGTGCGCGAGGTGTCCCTGGACCTGCACGCCGGGGAGGTGTTGGCCCTCATGGGCCGCAACGGTTCCGGCAAGTCCTCTTTGCTGTGGGCGGTCCAGGGCTCCGGCCCGCGCCAGGGCGGCACGGTGACCGTGGCGGGCGCCGATCCCCGCGATGGCTCCGCCGCACAGGCCCGTCGCCTGGTCGGCCTGGTGCCGCAGACCCCCGGCGACCTGCTGTACCTGGAGACGGTCGCGCAGGAGTGCGCCGAAGCCGATCGCGAAAGCGGTGCCGGCCGCGGGGCGTGCCGCGCGCTGCTGGACCGCCTCGCGCCGGGCGTGCGCGACGAGGCACATCCGCGTGACCTGTCCGAGGGGCAGCGACTGGCGCTGGTGCTGGCCATCCAGCTCGTCGCCGCGCCGAGGGTGGTGCTGCTGGACGAGCCGACGCGCGGCCTGGACTACCAGGCCAAGCGGGAGTTCGGCGAGCTGCTGCGCGGCCTCACCGCCGTCGGGCACGCCGTGGTGGTCGCCACGCACGACGTGGAGCTGGTCGCGGCCATCGCCGACCGGGTCGCGGTGCTGGCCGAGGGCGAGCTGGTCGCCACCGGGCCCACCGCGGAGGTGGTGGTGGCCTCCCCGGCCTTCGCCCCGCAGGTGGCAAAAGTGCTCAGCCCAGCGCCGTGGCTGACCGTCGCCGAGGTCAAGGAGGCGCTGGCATGA
- a CDS encoding ECF transporter S component, producing MTRFLPDTRAIRVSPRTALVLVIASIAGLAMFLWPLFVVARPEAMAHSGDAPLIFVIALPVLLAVILAELTSGGMDSKALAMLGVLSAVNAALRPLGAGTAGIETVFFMLVLAGRVFGPGFGFVLGSTSLFASALLTAGVGPWLPFQMVACSWVGLGAGLLPRRVRGRWELALLIAYGVFAAYFFGFVMNMWFWPFTASIDTQLGYVPGAPVAENLHRFVIFTLITSSFGWDTGRAITNTIAILLVGPAVLAVLRRASRRAAFDAPVTFVQPEIASTGATARSLNPARPGTPPMG from the coding sequence ATGACCAGGTTCCTGCCCGACACCAGGGCCATCCGGGTCAGCCCCCGCACCGCCCTGGTGCTCGTGATCGCCTCGATCGCAGGGCTGGCGATGTTCCTCTGGCCGCTGTTCGTGGTGGCCCGCCCGGAGGCCATGGCACACAGCGGCGACGCCCCGTTGATCTTCGTGATCGCGTTGCCGGTCCTGCTGGCCGTGATCCTGGCCGAGCTGACCAGCGGCGGCATGGACAGCAAGGCCCTGGCCATGCTCGGAGTGCTCTCCGCGGTCAACGCCGCGCTGCGGCCCCTGGGCGCGGGCACGGCAGGCATCGAAACGGTGTTCTTCATGCTGGTGCTGGCCGGGCGGGTGTTCGGGCCGGGCTTCGGGTTCGTGCTCGGCTCCACGTCCCTGTTCGCCTCGGCCCTGCTCACCGCCGGGGTGGGGCCGTGGCTGCCGTTCCAGATGGTCGCCTGCTCCTGGGTGGGCTTGGGCGCTGGTTTGTTGCCGCGGCGGGTGCGCGGACGGTGGGAGCTGGCGCTGCTGATCGCCTACGGCGTCTTCGCCGCGTACTTCTTCGGCTTTGTGATGAACATGTGGTTCTGGCCGTTCACCGCGAGCATCGACACCCAGCTCGGCTACGTGCCAGGCGCACCGGTGGCGGAGAACCTGCACCGCTTCGTGATCTTCACCCTGATCACCTCCTCCTTCGGCTGGGACACCGGACGCGCGATCACCAACACCATCGCGATCCTGCTGGTGGGACCAGCGGTGCTGGCGGTCCTGCGCCGGGCCTCGCGGCGCGCGGCCTTCGACGCGCCGGTGACGTTCGTGCAGCCGGAGATCGCCAGTACCGGTGCAACGGCACGCTCGCTGAACCCGGCACGACCGGGAACACCGCCGATGGGATGA